Genomic segment of Gemmatimonadaceae bacterium:
CGTCTTCGTGAGAAGATCGTCGGGCAGATACACCGCTTGATCGGCGAGCATCATGCGCTCGACGAACGCGCCGACGTCGGCACCGAGCAGCCGCTCGAACTCGCCGTTCGATTCCAGCTGATCCGGCGTGATCGACTCGGGATGCTGCCATGCCGAAACCATCGACCGGTAGCGCGCGGTGGCATCGCCGGCGTCGAGCAGAGCGCCGACGCCGTCGATCTTGTCGCCGGCACGCCGAACGCGCAGCGGCGGCACCATCGTGCCGACGCCGCTCGCGATCGAGTCCAACGCCGACGGCGGCAGCGATCGCACGGCGCCGGCGAGCAGGCGGCGCGCGGCGCGCGGCACCCGACCGATCAGCCCGACCAGACGCTGGCCCCGCACATAGCGATGATAGCCGCCGAACACCTCGTCACCGCCGTCGCCGGAGAGCGCGACGGTGACCGCCCGGCGCGCGAGCTCGCAGACGAGGAACGTCGGGATCTGAGACGAGTCGGCGAACGGCTCGTCGAACATCGCGGGAAGGCGCGGCACGACGTCGAGCGCGTCACGATCGGTAACGATGAGCTGCGTGTGCTCCGTCCCGAGATGCTTCGCGACACCGGCGGCGAAGGGCGCCTCATCGTACTCGGGACGATCGAATCCGATCGAGAAGGTGCGTGGCGGACGCGCCGAGGCCTTTCGCATCAACGCCACGACGAGGGACGAATCGACGCCGCCGGAGAGCAACGCCCCGAGGGGCACGTCCGATTCCAACTGGCCCGCGACCGCGCCCGCGAGCAGCGCGTCGAGCTGATCGACCGCCTCGCTCTCGGAGCCGACGAACGCGTTCGCCAATCCAACCCGCGCCGCGTCTTCAGCCGACCAATACGCTTCCGGCGACGGAAGCGGCATCGCCGGGTCCGCGACGTGGACGAGATGGCCGGGCAAGAGCTTGACGACGTGGCGAAAAATCGAGCGCGGTGCCGGTACGTAGAGATACCGCAGATACGCGGTGACGGCCTCGCGGTCGATCGAGGCGTCGAATTCCGGAAGCGCGCGCAGGGCCTTGAGCTCCGACGCGAACGCGACGGCGCCCGGCTTCGCGTAGACGTACATCGGCTTCACGCCGAGGTGGTCGCGAACCAGCGACAGGCGCCGCAGCTCCGCGTCCCACGCGGCAATGGCGAACATGCCGCCGAGCCGGCGGACGGCCGCATCCACCCCCCAGGCCTCGAACGCGGCGAGAATGACCTCGCTGTCCGAATGACCGCGCCATCGCGCGCCGCGCGCTTCGAGTTCTCTCCTTAGATCGCGATAATTGTAGATCTCACCATTGAACACGATCGTGTAGCGGCCGCTCGCCGACCGCATGGGCTGGTGACCGGCGTCGCTCAGATCGATGACCGCGAGCCGGCGAAGACCGAGCCCGATTCCGGCGTTCGCGTCACACCACGTGCCGCCGTCGTCGGGCCCGCGGTGCACGATCGGCGCGAGCATTCGCGCCGTCGTCTCCTCCAGCTCGCGCGCCGAAACCGCCCCGCGCGCCAGAAGCACGCCAGCCAAGCCGCACATCAGGACGTCGGGCCGAAGGCGGCCTTCAACTTGTTGCGCACGGTTCGTCCAACGAGCTCCCCGAGTGCAATCGGAGGCACCCGCCACAACCGCGCCAGGGCGTACGGGTACACGGCCCGACGCTGCGCGCGCCAAGTACGCGCGATCTCGCGACGGTACTCGTCGGCGGCGAGCGCGCGAAACTGGCCGGCGTCGACGAACGGAACGTCGCCGGCCTCGAGGACCGGGTGGTAGCTTGTCCCGAGGCGCGTCGCGCGCGCGGCCGCGGCGGTGACCGTCCCGCCGGCAATCTCGGCGCGCAACAGCAGCCCGCGGCGAAACGGCTCGTACCACACCATGTCGCCGACGCAGTTGCCAAGGCTGTAGGCGATCAGCCCGCGCCGGTATCGCTCGATCGGCCGCGCGACGTGCGGGTGATGGCCGAGCACGAGCGCGACCCCGCCGTCGATGAGAGATCTGGCAAAGG
This window contains:
- the asnB gene encoding asparagine synthase (glutamine-hydrolyzing) gives rise to the protein MCGLAGVLLARGAVSARELEETTARMLAPIVHRGPDDGGTWCDANAGIGLGLRRLAVIDLSDAGHQPMRSASGRYTIVFNGEIYNYRDLRRELEARGARWRGHSDSEVILAAFEAWGVDAAVRRLGGMFAIAAWDAELRRLSLVRDHLGVKPMYVYAKPGAVAFASELKALRALPEFDASIDREAVTAYLRYLYVPAPRSIFRHVVKLLPGHLVHVADPAMPLPSPEAYWSAEDAARVGLANAFVGSESEAVDQLDALLAGAVAGQLESDVPLGALLSGGVDSSLVVALMRKASARPPRTFSIGFDRPEYDEAPFAAGVAKHLGTEHTQLIVTDRDALDVVPRLPAMFDEPFADSSQIPTFLVCELARRAVTVALSGDGGDEVFGGYHRYVRGQRLVGLIGRVPRAARRLLAGAVRSLPPSALDSIASGVGTMVPPLRVRRAGDKIDGVGALLDAGDATARYRSMVSAWQHPESITPDQLESNGEFERLLGADVGAFVERMMLADQAVYLPDDLLTKTDRASMAVSLEVRVPLLDPRVVEFAWRLPLDMKIRDGRGKWILRRLLDRYVSAPLVDRPKMGFEVPIAAWLRGSLRGWGEELLADSRLRENGFDPKPVRRAWSDLRRGRDGRAHALWAVIMYQAWVDHWAAAT